The genomic segment CGCAGAAGACACATTTGCTCGTGCAACGGTTCGTCACATTCAAATAGAGGCTGTCCCGTATCTTATACGCGATCTCCCCCCCGCGCAGGTCGCCGATGCCGAAAAGCCGCTTTGCATTGACCGTCGTAATCCGGTCGATATCTTCGAAAGAGACGCCTCTCAGTTGAGCGATGAAGCGCGCGGTATTGACGACATAAGCAGGCTCGTTCCTCTTGCCGCGGTGCGGCTCAGGCGCAAGATAGGGGGCATCGGTCTCGACGAGCAGGTATTCATCGGGAATGAGCTTCGCGACCTCCTGAAGCTGTGTCGCCTTTTTAAAGGTCACCGGTCCCGCAATGGAGATATGCAGGCCCATCATCAGCACCCTTTCGGCCATCTCCCGGTCGCCCGAGAAGCAGTGCATCACACCCTTTCTGATCCCCGACGTTTCGAGTATCCTGAGCGTGTCCTCCTTTGCCTCCCTGCTGTGGACAACGACGGGGAGGTCCGCCTCTTTCGCATACTGGAGCTGCTTGATAAAGACTTCACGCTGGACCTCCCGCGGCGAATGGTCATAGTGGTAATCGAGCCCGATCTCGCCGACGGCGACGACCTTGGAGGACCGTGATGCGCCCTGCCTGGAGATACCGGTCCATTCCTTTATCCGGTCGAAGACCTCATCACCGAAATCCTTTGCGTCGTGCGGATGAATGCCGACCGTTGCGTAGACGAAATCATACTTCCGGGCGATCTCGACCGCACCCTTGCAGCCCTCGAAGTCGGAGCCGATCGTGATGAGCGCATCGAGGCCGGCTTCCCTGGCCCGCCTGATGACCTCCTCGCGGTCCCGGTCGAAGGCATCCATCTCGAGATGGCAGTGCGTATCAATCACCTGGCAAACTCCACATTCCAAATCCCGGATTCCAAATAAACCTCACCCCCCTTGCATCTTGCCCGGCGCCAAACACTCTCTACGCTCCGAATTTCTTCAGCCGCAGCGAATGGGCCAGGGCGTACGACATCAGCTGCACCGTCGGGAAGATGCCGAGCTCTCCTTTGATGCACTCGCGCTCGGAAAAGGCGGAGCAGATGCCGCCGAGCACATAGGGCGATTTGATGAGCACCGGCACCGGATGCCAGCTGTGGCCCTTCATCACTGCAGGCGTGGAATGGTCGCCGGTGATCATGAGAACATCCGGCTTTAATTGAAGGATATCGGGGAGGAGCTTGTCGAACTCCTCTATCCGCGCGGCCTTGCCCTCGAAATTGCCGTCCTCGCCATAGGAGTCGATCTTTTTGACATGCAGGAAGAAATAATCGTAGTTATCGTAGTTCTGTTTCAGAAACGCGATCTCCTCCTCCACGCCGCCTTCGAGGGCCGGGGCATGCATTCCCACCAGCTTCGCAAGGCCCCGATACATGGGATAGACGGCGATGGCGAGCGGCTTCAGGCCGAACGCCTCCTCGAAGGTGGGGATGTGGGGCTGCCGCGAGTATCCCCGGGTCAATATGAAGTTCGCCTTCTCCTCGTCCTTCAGCACTTCACGGGCCCTGGTGATCAGCTTTTCCGCCACCTTTGCTACCTTCTCCGCGCTCTTCGCCTGCGGTTGGGGCGGAAGCGGCGGCTTGCCCTCTTTCTGCGGGTCGGTGTCAGGGATCATCG from the Nitrospirota bacterium genome contains:
- a CDS encoding 2,3-bisphosphoglycerate-independent phosphoglycerate mutase, which codes for MQNIIRPLIQKNSSKIILVVLDGVGGLPFNGKTELETAKTPNLDALARESACGLHIPVAPGITPGSGPGHLGLFGYDPLECQIGRGILEALGLGLEVRNTDIAIRCNYSTIKDGIIVDRRAGRIPTDQSRKLTEMLQKNIMDIDGVKITFAAGMEHRFAVLMRFPQPLEPDAAMIPDTDPQKEGKPPLPPQPQAKSAEKVAKVAEKLITRAREVLKDEEKANFILTRGYSRQPHIPTFEEAFGLKPLAIAVYPMYRGLAKLVGMHAPALEGGVEEEIAFLKQNYDNYDYFFLHVKKIDSYGEDGNFEGKAARIEEFDKLLPDILQLKPDVLMITGDHSTPAVMKGHSWHPVPVLIKSPYVLGGICSAFSERECIKGELGIFPTVQLMSYALAHSLRLKKFGA
- a CDS encoding TatD family hydrolase, whose protein sequence is MIDTHCHLEMDAFDRDREEVIRRAREAGLDALITIGSDFEGCKGAVEIARKYDFVYATVGIHPHDAKDFGDEVFDRIKEWTGISRQGASRSSKVVAVGEIGLDYHYDHSPREVQREVFIKQLQYAKEADLPVVVHSREAKEDTLRILETSGIRKGVMHCFSGDREMAERVLMMGLHISIAGPVTFKKATQLQEVAKLIPDEYLLVETDAPYLAPEPHRGKRNEPAYVVNTARFIAQLRGVSFEDIDRITTVNAKRLFGIGDLRGGEIAYKIRDSLYLNVTNRCTSKCVFCVRFSTDFVKGHNLRLEREPTEEELKRAIGDPARYDEVVFCGYGEPLLRLDLIKSLAAWIKQQGGRVRINTNGHGSIIHKRNILPELQGLVDSLSVSLDAQDEETYNRVCKPVFANAFSEVVTFIREATKYVPDVQATVVAMDGVDMEKCRALAEGLGATLRVRELDIVG